In Nisaea acidiphila, the DNA window CCGAAACCGAAACGACCGCGAAACGGAACCGGCAGGCGCTGGACAGCGTCGCGTTCCGGCCGCGGGTCCTTAACGATATGCGCGAGGTATCGGTCACCGGGCGGTTTCTCGGCAGAGAGATGGAGTTGCCGGTGCTGCTCGCGCCGGTCGGTTCGCTTGAGAGTTTCGAGTCCGGCGGCGGCAAGACCGCGATGCGGGCGGCGGCCGGTTTCGGAAATGCGCTGATGCTGAGCAATGTCGGCACCATTCCGATCGAGGAAGTGTCGGCGACAGCCGACGGACTGTTGATCTCGGCGCTCTACAAGCGCGGCGACGACGCTTGGCTCGACGAGCAGGTCCGGCGGGCGAAGGATGCGGGTTGCTTCGCTGTCTCGCTCACGGTCGACAGCGCCTATTACAGCCGCCGAGAGCGCGATATTGCCGCGCGCTTCGTAAAGCCCTGGCGGGCCGGAGCGGGCGCGGACTGGCAGGCGGCGCTGAACTGGAAAGACGTGGAGCGTTTCAAGGAGCGCTACGACCTGCCGTTGATCCTGAAGGGTATTGCCACGGCGGAAGACGCCGCGATGGCGGTCGAGCGCGGTGTCGATGTGGTCTATGTCTCCAATCATGGCGGACGCCAGCTCGATCATGGACGGGGGGCCCTCGATGTCCTGCCCGAAGTGGTGGACGCGGTGGCCGGGCGGGCCGAGATCGTCGTCGATGGCTCGATCCAGCGCGGGACGGATCTGGTGAAAGCGATCGCGCTCGGTGCCAATGCGGTCGGCATGGGCCGGCTGTTCTGCTGTGCGCTGGCGGCCGGTGGCGAAGCGGGCGTCGTACGGATGTTGTCGTTGCTTCGGGACGAGGTGCGGACCGCCGTCGCGCTGCTCGGGGTCAATTCGCTCTCCGAGGTCGGGCCTCGGCATGTGCACGCGGCGGCGCCCGTCAGGGAGGCGAGCGTCTTCAGCGCATTTCCGCTGTTATACCCCGAGACGACACAATTTTGATCTGGCGCAAAGCCGTGGTCATGTATTGCTTGTAAGACGTTCCGGTATGACGGAGCGTCTGAGAGGGACCCGCCGGAAGGCGGTCCCACCTTTGGCTAGGAGCGCCGGGGCCGGCGCGAGGGAGAGACACTATGACCGAAGTGGTGATTGCCGGGGCCGCACGGACCCCGATCGGGGCGTTTGGCGGCGGCCTGAGTTCACTTTCCGGTGCCGATCTTGGCGTCATCGCCATCAAGGAGGCGCTCAGTCGGGCGAAGGTCCAGGCCGAAGAGGTCGACGAGGCGATTCTCGGGCAGGTGCTGACTGCGGCGGCGGGTATGAATCCGGCGCGCCAGGCGGCGATCGGGGCCGGCATTCCGAAGGAGCGCACCGCGCTTACCATTAATCAGGTCTGTGGTTCCGGTCTGCGTGCCGTCGCTCTCGGCGACCAGGCGATCCGCGCCGGCGACAGCAAGATCGTCGTCTGCGGCGGCCAGGAGAGCATGAGCAACGCGCCGCACGCTCAGAGCCTGCGCAACGGCTACAAGATGGGCGACGTCCAGCTGATCGACACCATGATCAAGGACGGGCTCTGGGACCATTTCAACGGCTACCATATGGGCAATACGGCGGAGAATGTCGCCGCTCAGTGGCAGATCACCCGCGAGGAGCAGGACGCCTTCGCTCAGGCCTCCCAGGCGAAGGCTGAAGAGGCGCAGAAAGCCGGCAAGTTCAAGGATGAAATCGTTCCCGTAACGATTGCGACCCGCAAGGGCGAGACGGTCGTCGATACCGACGAGCACCCGCGTCATGGCACGACTCTGGAGGCGCTGGCCAAGCTGCGTCCGGCCTTCTCCAAAGAAGGCACGGTCACGGCCGGCAACGCTTCCGGGATCAATGACGGCGCGGCGATCACGGTTCTTATGACCGCAGACGAGGCGGTGAAGCGCGGCATCACCCCGCTCGCGCGGATCGTTTCTTTCGCCACCCGCGGCGTCGATCCCTCGATCATGGGCACCGGCCCGATCCCGGCGAGCCGGGCCGCTCTGGAAAAGGCCGGCTGGTCTGCCGACGATCTCGATCTGGTCGAGGCGAACGAGGCCTTCGCCGCGCAGGCTTGTGCCGTGAACAAGGACCTCGCCTGGGATCCGGCAAAGGTCAATGTGAACGGCGGTGCGATCGCGCTCGGCCATCCGATCGGCGCCTCGGGCTGCCGCGTGCTGATCACTCTGTTGCACGAGATGCAGAAGCGGGATGCCAAGAAGGGGCTCGCCACGCTCTGCATCGGCGGCGGCATGGGCGTCGCGCTTTGCGTCGCCCGCGACTGATACTGGACAACCGGATTGGACTCGGAACCGGAGGGGCCGGTTCCGTGTTCTGCCAATCTGTGCGTGACTGAAGGAAAAAAACGGAGGGGACAATGGGACGCGTTGCAATCGTTACGGGCGGAACCCGGGGTATCGGTGAAGCCATCAGCCTCGGTCTGAAGGAAGCGGGCTGTACCGTCGCGGCCAATTATGCGGGCAACGACGAGCGGGCGAAGGCCTTCACCGAGCGGACCGGCATCAAGAGCTACAAGTGGGACGTCTCGGATTTCGAGGCCTGCGCCGCCGGCGTACGCCAGGTCGAGGCCGATCTCGGCCCGGTCGACATCGTTGTGAACAACGCCGGTATCACCCGCGACGGCACGATCCACAAGATGGATCACAAGATGTGGCAGGACGTGATCGATACCAATCTCGGCGGCTGCTTCAACATGTGCCGCAATGTGATCGACGGCATGCGCGAGCGCAAATTCGGCCGCATCGTCAATATCGGTTCGATCAACGGTCAGGCAGGCCAGTACGGCCAGGTGAACTACGCCGCCGCCAAGTCCGGTATCCATGGATTCACCAAGGCGCTGGCGCAGGAAGGTGCGCGCTACAACATCACCGTGAATGCCATCGCGCCGGGTTATATCGATACCGACATGGTCGCCGCGGTGCCGGCGAACGTGCTGGAAAAAATCGTCGCACGGGTGCCGGTCGGCCGCCTCGGCCATGCCGACGAGATCGCGCGGGGCGTGGTCTTCCTCTGCGCCGACGATGCCGGATTCGTCACTGGATCGACCATGTCGATCAATGGCGGCCAGCACATGTACTGATCCGGCGGGCGGGCCGTACACCGGCCCGCCGCCCACCTGGAAACCTGGAGAATTAGCGATGAGCGCAACGGTCACGCCGGTGGCGTACGAGGATGCGTCGGACGAGGTGCGCGCGGTCTATGACGACATCATGTCCAGCCGAAACATCGATTTCGTGCCCAATGTCTGGCGCACTCTGGCGAGCCATCCGCCGACCCTGGCGCGGGTTTGGTACGGTCTGGAGGAAATCATGGCGCCGGGCGCGCTCGACGCCCGGACGAAGGAGATGATCGCGGTCGCGGTCTCGGCCACCAACGGCTGCGAGTATTGTATCCGCTCCCATACCAGACAGGCGCGTGGCCACGGCATGACCGAGGAAATGTACGGCGAGCTGATGGCCGTGATCGGCATGTTCAACCAGACCAACAAGCTGATCGAGGGCTACCAGGTCGAGGTCGACGACTTCCTGAAGGAAATATAGGTCCCGGGCTCCCGTCCCGGATCGTCAGGTCTTCGGCATCACGTCCAGCCGGACCACCGCGCCTTCCAGCTCAGGTGAGGGCGCGGGGTAGTAATCCATCACCAGCGGGTCGTGCCCCGGAACGATATGGTCCGGGCTGTCCGCCAGCAGTTCGATGGTGTTGAAGCCGTTCATCATCGCGCCGAGGTCGTAGCAGATCACGAAGGGCTTGCGCTCGCGGATGTTCTCGTAGAAATGCGCGCAGTCCGAGGCGAGCACGACCCAGCCGCGCTCGGTCCAGACGCGCACGCACATCAGGCCCGCCGAATGGCCGCCGATCTTGTGGATCGAGACGCCCGGCGCCAGTTCCGCGTCGCCGTCATGGAACTTCGCCTGTCCGCCATAGATCTTGCGGACCATCGCGACCACGTCCTCGACCTCGAACGGGCGCTGGATCGCCTCGAAACACATGCAGCGGCCGGTGGCGAACGCCATCTCGGAATCCTGGATATGGAAGGTGGCGTTCGGAAATTCGCCGATGCCGCCGGCATGGTCGTAATGCATGTGGGTGAGGATGACGTCCTCGACCGATGCGGCCTCGATACCGAGCAGTGCCAGGGCCTCTGTCGTGGAGCGCAGCAGCGGCGCCCCGCGCTTCAGCGAGGCGACCTCGCCGAACCCGGTGTCGACGACGAAGGTTCTGTTCTGGTTGCGGATGACCCAAACGAAGTAATCGAGCGGCATCGGGACGTCATGCGCGTCCGCGAACACGAAGTTCTCGTTCCGCATGCGCTTGGCATTGTGCGCATACCGTATGGCGAAAACCTCGTAGACTTCCTTACCGCTCATTCCCGTCACTCCCCTATACTTCGTTGCTTGTCCGAATTGTTTTGGGCAGCAGAGCACGTCGTGGCATTGCATGGCGAGAGAAAATATGGGAGAAATCCAGATAATAATTGAAAATCAGTAATTTAGAGCATTTTCATTAAATGTTTTAGACCTGATCGAATCAATGAACGGTATCTAAAAATAAAACGCGTAATACCGGCGCTAAGACCAGCAACGGAGGAGACGGGAGAAATGTTCTCCAAGTTCAACGACATGAAGTTCGGCGTGAAGCTGCTGATCGGCATCGGGGGCATATTGATGCTGCTGGTCCTGAGCAGCCTGGCCTCGTTTTTCGGCCTCTGGGAAGCTGGCAAAGCGTTGTCGCGCTATGAAATCCTGACCGGCCAGGCCGGCCAGGTGACGAGCGCACGGGCCGATCTGTTGCTGGCCGATAGCAGCGTGAAGCAGTTTGTCATCGACGGCCGTGAGGAATCCGCCGACTCCGCGCTTTCCAAGATCTCCGCCGTTCGTCGCGATCTCGAGGTTGCGGAGAACAGCGCGCAGACGGATCGCCGGCGCGAGAGGATGGCAAGTATCCAGACCGGTCTCGGGGAGTATCGAGCCGCGTTCGACACGGTCGTCGAAATCCGCCAGAAGCGGGACGTCGCCATCGGCGAGGTCAACCGGCTCGGTGCCGGACTGGAGCAGCAGCTCTCCGATATCATGGCGGAGGCAAACGAGGCTTACGATGCGGAAGCGGCATATAAGGCGGGCCTCGTGCTTCGGAGCATGCTGATCCAGCGTGCCGACTTGAACCGATACCTGCTCGATAACGACCCGGAAACATTCAAGCTTGTCGAAGCAGAAATCGAGCCGCTCGCTGTCGCCCTTGAGGATCTCATCGGCAATCTTCAGTTCGGACAGGACGAGTCCCTTATCAAGGCGTTGCAGGATCGGGTGGCGGCTTACCAGACTGGTCTGACAACGGTGCGCGACCTGTTTGTCTCTCTCAATAGCGTTCTTGAGGAGCAGCTGAAGCCGGCGGGCGATGCTATTCTCGCGTCCTCCGAAGAGGCGAATGTCGCGATCCGCGACGAGCAGGACGCGCTTGGCTCGGAGGCATTGCAGGGCATCGAGAACACGGAGATTTTGACCGTGGCGGTGACCGCGGTCTGCGTTCTGCTCGGTCTTGTGGCTGCCTTTGTCATCGCGCGCGGAATTTCGCGGCCGGTTAAGGCCCTGACCGAGATCATGGCACGGCTCGCGGACGGCGACTCGAGCACGGAAGTGCCGATGACGGAACGCGGCGACGAGATGGGGGAGATGGCCAAGGCCGTCATGGTATTCCGCGAGGGCATGTTGCGGAACGAGGAGCTGCAGCGGGAAAGCCAGGAGGCGCAGGAGCGCCGGGAGGTACGCACCCGCAAGATCGAGGAACTGACGCGCGATTTCGACAGTACCGCGTCCGAGACCCTCAAATCGGTGTCGGACGCGGCGGAGACGCTACGCGGTTCCGCCAACAGCCTGACCGAGACCGCGGACCGTTCCAGCAATATGGCCGGAATGGCATCCTCGGCGTCTAACCAGGCGACGGAGAACGTGCAGACCGTGGCGAGTGCGGCCGAGGAGCTCTCGGCCTCGATCACGGAAATCTCGCAGCAGGTCACGCGCTCGACCCAGGCCGCCGACAAGGCGGTCTCGGACGCGGAGCAAAGCCGTCAGCTGGTCGGCCGGCTTGTCGACAGTTCCGCCAAGATCGGCGAGGTAGTGAAGCTGATCACCGACATTGCCGAGCAAACC includes these proteins:
- a CDS encoding alpha-hydroxy acid oxidase, whose amino-acid sequence is MTIAVTGMNEADNTDPSERFLCLHEFVAAAEERLDNNIWNYLRGATETETTAKRNRQALDSVAFRPRVLNDMREVSVTGRFLGREMELPVLLAPVGSLESFESGGGKTAMRAAAGFGNALMLSNVGTIPIEEVSATADGLLISALYKRGDDAWLDEQVRRAKDAGCFAVSLTVDSAYYSRRERDIAARFVKPWRAGAGADWQAALNWKDVERFKERYDLPLILKGIATAEDAAMAVERGVDVVYVSNHGGRQLDHGRGALDVLPEVVDAVAGRAEIVVDGSIQRGTDLVKAIALGANAVGMGRLFCCALAAGGEAGVVRMLSLLRDEVRTAVALLGVNSLSEVGPRHVHAAAPVREASVFSAFPLLYPETTQF
- a CDS encoding acetyl-CoA C-acetyltransferase, which encodes MTEVVIAGAARTPIGAFGGGLSSLSGADLGVIAIKEALSRAKVQAEEVDEAILGQVLTAAAGMNPARQAAIGAGIPKERTALTINQVCGSGLRAVALGDQAIRAGDSKIVVCGGQESMSNAPHAQSLRNGYKMGDVQLIDTMIKDGLWDHFNGYHMGNTAENVAAQWQITREEQDAFAQASQAKAEEAQKAGKFKDEIVPVTIATRKGETVVDTDEHPRHGTTLEALAKLRPAFSKEGTVTAGNASGINDGAAITVLMTADEAVKRGITPLARIVSFATRGVDPSIMGTGPIPASRAALEKAGWSADDLDLVEANEAFAAQACAVNKDLAWDPAKVNVNGGAIALGHPIGASGCRVLITLLHEMQKRDAKKGLATLCIGGGMGVALCVARD
- the phbB gene encoding acetoacetyl-CoA reductase, yielding MGRVAIVTGGTRGIGEAISLGLKEAGCTVAANYAGNDERAKAFTERTGIKSYKWDVSDFEACAAGVRQVEADLGPVDIVVNNAGITRDGTIHKMDHKMWQDVIDTNLGGCFNMCRNVIDGMRERKFGRIVNIGSINGQAGQYGQVNYAAAKSGIHGFTKALAQEGARYNITVNAIAPGYIDTDMVAAVPANVLEKIVARVPVGRLGHADEIARGVVFLCADDAGFVTGSTMSINGGQHMY
- a CDS encoding carboxymuconolactone decarboxylase family protein, with the translated sequence MSATVTPVAYEDASDEVRAVYDDIMSSRNIDFVPNVWRTLASHPPTLARVWYGLEEIMAPGALDARTKEMIAVAVSATNGCEYCIRSHTRQARGHGMTEEMYGELMAVIGMFNQTNKLIEGYQVEVDDFLKEI
- a CDS encoding N-acyl homoserine lactonase family protein; this encodes MSGKEVYEVFAIRYAHNAKRMRNENFVFADAHDVPMPLDYFVWVIRNQNRTFVVDTGFGEVASLKRGAPLLRSTTEALALLGIEAASVEDVILTHMHYDHAGGIGEFPNATFHIQDSEMAFATGRCMCFEAIQRPFEVEDVVAMVRKIYGGQAKFHDGDAELAPGVSIHKIGGHSAGLMCVRVWTERGWVVLASDCAHFYENIRERKPFVICYDLGAMMNGFNTIELLADSPDHIVPGHDPLVMDYYPAPSPELEGAVVRLDVMPKT
- a CDS encoding methyl-accepting chemotaxis protein, yielding MFSKFNDMKFGVKLLIGIGGILMLLVLSSLASFFGLWEAGKALSRYEILTGQAGQVTSARADLLLADSSVKQFVIDGREESADSALSKISAVRRDLEVAENSAQTDRRRERMASIQTGLGEYRAAFDTVVEIRQKRDVAIGEVNRLGAGLEQQLSDIMAEANEAYDAEAAYKAGLVLRSMLIQRADLNRYLLDNDPETFKLVEAEIEPLAVALEDLIGNLQFGQDESLIKALQDRVAAYQTGLTTVRDLFVSLNSVLEEQLKPAGDAILASSEEANVAIRDEQDALGSEALQGIENTEILTVAVTAVCVLLGLVAAFVIARGISRPVKALTEIMARLADGDSSTEVPMTERGDEMGEMAKAVMVFREGMLRNEELQRESQEAQERREVRTRKIEELTRDFDSTASETLKSVSDAAETLRGSANSLTETADRSSNMAGMASSASNQATENVQTVASAAEELSASITEISQQVTRSTQAADKAVSDAEQSRQLVGRLVDSSAKIGEVVKLITDIAEQTNLLALNATIEAARAGEAGKGFAVVASEVKNLANQTAQATDEIASQVQTIQDDTQETVSSIQQIAEQIEEINTISAGVAAAVEEQSAATQEIARNVADAAASTGSANENIGGVSDATRETTAISGEVLSASEMVSAKSSDLDQVVQRFLAEMRKV